A window from Pseudomonas frederiksbergensis encodes these proteins:
- a CDS encoding Zn-dependent hydrolase, with translation MNAAVDVLQSTHQHINRDRLWQSLMDLARLGATVKGGVCRLALTDLDRQARDIFVNWCEEAGCTVSIDAVGNIFARRPGRNPNLPPVMTGSHIDTQPTGGKFDGCFGVLAGVEVLRTLNDLGVETEAPLEVVVWTNEEGSRFAPCMMGSGVFAEKFTLEETLAKVDAEGVTVGEALNAIGYAGERKVSGHAVGAYFEAHIEQGPILEDEHKTIGVVMGALGQKWFDLKLRGVEAHAGPTPMHLRKDALVGAAVIVGAVNRAALGHQPHACGTVGCLQAYPGSRNVIPGEVRMTLDFRHLEPARLDSMIAEVREVIETTCEEHGLTFELTPTADFPPLYFDKGCVEAVRGAAQGLGLSHMDIVSGAGHDAIFLAELGPAGMIFVPCEGGISHNEIENAAPDDLAAGCAVLLRAMLAASAAIASGASAA, from the coding sequence ATGAACGCTGCCGTAGACGTTCTGCAGTCCACCCATCAGCACATCAACCGCGACCGCTTGTGGCAGTCGCTCATGGACCTGGCCAGGCTCGGCGCCACGGTCAAGGGCGGCGTCTGTCGCCTGGCCCTGACCGACCTCGACCGTCAGGCCCGGGACATTTTCGTCAACTGGTGCGAGGAGGCCGGTTGCACCGTCAGCATCGACGCTGTCGGCAACATCTTCGCCCGCCGTCCGGGCCGCAACCCGAACCTGCCACCCGTGATGACCGGCAGCCACATCGACACCCAACCCACCGGCGGCAAGTTCGACGGCTGCTTTGGCGTACTGGCCGGGGTCGAAGTGCTGCGCACCCTCAATGACCTGGGCGTGGAAACCGAAGCGCCACTGGAAGTCGTGGTCTGGACCAATGAGGAAGGCTCACGCTTCGCGCCATGCATGATGGGCTCCGGCGTGTTCGCGGAAAAATTCACCCTCGAAGAAACCCTGGCCAAGGTCGATGCCGAGGGTGTCACTGTCGGTGAAGCCTTGAACGCCATTGGCTATGCTGGCGAGCGCAAGGTCAGCGGGCATGCCGTCGGTGCCTATTTCGAGGCCCATATCGAACAAGGCCCGATCCTCGAAGACGAACACAAAACCATCGGCGTGGTGATGGGCGCCCTCGGCCAGAAATGGTTCGACCTGAAACTGCGCGGCGTCGAAGCCCACGCCGGCCCGACGCCGATGCACCTGCGCAAGGACGCCCTGGTCGGCGCCGCGGTGATCGTCGGTGCAGTCAACCGCGCCGCCCTCGGTCATCAACCCCACGCCTGCGGCACTGTCGGCTGCCTGCAAGCCTATCCCGGCTCACGCAACGTCATCCCCGGCGAAGTGCGCATGACCCTGGACTTCCGGCATCTGGAACCGGCGCGACTGGACTCGATGATCGCCGAGGTCCGCGAAGTCATCGAAACCACCTGCGAGGAACACGGCCTGACCTTCGAACTCACACCCACTGCGGACTTCCCGCCGCTGTACTTCGACAAAGGCTGCGTCGAAGCGGTACGTGGCGCCGCTCAAGGCTTGGGCCTGTCACACATGGACATCGTCAGCGGAGCCGGGCACGACGCAATCTTCCTCGCTGAGCTCGGCCCGGCCGGGATGATTTTCGTACCGTGCGAAGGCGGGATCAGCCACAACGAAATCGAAAATGCCGCGCCGGATGACCTGGCGGCCGGGTGTGCGGTGTTGTTGCGGGCGATGCTGGCGGCGTCGGCGGCGATTGCCAGCGGAGCATCGGCAGCCTGA
- a CDS encoding DUF6691 family protein, translating to MKKLTAFLAGLLFGIGLLLAGMANPAKVLAFLDITGLWDPSLALVMIGAIAMAWVPFHWAMKQSKALLGGPMQLPVSRELDRRLIGGSLLFGVGWGIAGICPGPALVLLPTGHWQAWVFAIAMLAGMLMFSVLQARR from the coding sequence ATGAAAAAACTCACGGCTTTCCTCGCAGGCCTCTTGTTCGGCATCGGCCTGCTGTTGGCCGGCATGGCCAATCCGGCCAAAGTACTGGCGTTCCTCGATATCACCGGTCTGTGGGATCCCTCCCTGGCGCTGGTGATGATCGGGGCGATTGCCATGGCCTGGGTGCCGTTTCATTGGGCCATGAAACAATCCAAGGCGTTGCTGGGAGGGCCGATGCAGTTGCCGGTCAGTCGTGAACTGGATCGGCGCTTGATCGGTGGTAGTTTGCTGTTCGGGGTCGGTTGGGGCATTGCGGGGATCTGCCCCGGGCCGGCACTGGTGCTGTTGCCGACGGGGCATTGGCAGGCGTGGGTGTTTGCGATTGCCATGCTGGCGGGAATGTTGATGTTCAGCGTGTTGCAAGCGCGTCGATAA
- a CDS encoding YeeE/YedE family protein, protein MILDTLHFTPWSALAGGALIGLAASVMVVANGRVAGISGLLGSLLSPGDSGRGEKALFILGLLAAPLLWALFEVWPAIEFKTGTVGLIIAGLCVGIGTRYGSGCTSGHGVCGISRLSPRSIVATLCFMFAGFVTVFVLRHLLGF, encoded by the coding sequence ATGATCCTGGATACGTTACATTTCACGCCTTGGTCCGCGTTGGCAGGCGGTGCGTTGATCGGCTTGGCGGCGAGCGTGATGGTCGTGGCCAACGGACGGGTCGCCGGGATCAGCGGATTACTCGGCAGTCTCCTATCGCCAGGTGATTCGGGACGGGGCGAAAAAGCCTTATTCATCCTCGGGCTTCTGGCGGCGCCCCTGTTGTGGGCGCTGTTTGAGGTATGGCCGGCCATTGAATTCAAGACCGGCACCGTGGGGCTGATCATCGCCGGGTTGTGCGTCGGGATCGGCACCCGTTATGGCTCCGGTTGCACCAGTGGCCACGGGGTGTGCGGTATCTCGCGGTTGTCCCCGCGCTCCATCGTCGCGACGTTGTGCTTCATGTTCGCGGGCTTTGTGACCGTGTTTGTGCTGCGCCATCTGCTGGGGTTTTGA
- a CDS encoding hemerythrin domain-containing protein, with protein sequence MNVLLKELQAYHHEVAIKITRIKELLRKMKHESDAADDCKRLFKMLEALHGDAERHHHENEELIRLALLTTEAPIHQRVKDIERDHQAFGRIAGQLKTLEDTTLETRVIADTVDDFIKKYFDHMDSEENIFFPLADKWLSDDQWQEITRQWH encoded by the coding sequence ATGAACGTCTTGTTGAAAGAACTTCAGGCCTATCATCATGAGGTGGCTATAAAAATCACTCGGATCAAAGAGTTGCTGAGAAAAATGAAGCATGAATCCGATGCTGCTGATGACTGCAAGCGGTTGTTCAAGATGCTGGAAGCCTTGCATGGTGATGCAGAGCGACACCACCACGAAAATGAAGAACTGATTCGGCTGGCCTTGCTAACGACTGAGGCACCGATCCACCAACGGGTCAAGGATATCGAGCGAGATCACCAGGCATTTGGGCGCATTGCCGGACAGTTGAAGACATTGGAGGACACAACTCTGGAAACGAGAGTAATTGCTGACACTGTCGATGACTTCATCAAAAAATACTTCGATCATATGGACTCGGAGGAAAATATTTTCTTTCCGTTGGCAGATAAATGGCTGTCAGACGATCAGTGGCAGGAAATAACGCGTCAATGGCATTAG
- a CDS encoding helix-turn-helix transcriptional regulator: MSQDVLTTETNRRQLQQIIAGLSDGVILLELDQTLLWANDAALAMHGVGQLSELGANANEYAKRFALRYRNNHPVQTDNYPISRVARGESFSDVLVEVTPAADEERTWVHSVRSMVLADSAGKPESLVLIMNDVTEWASAEQRFEKTFNANPAPAVICRLSDLRYIKVNPGFLEMTGYTRDQVIGRSTYELDVLEGAENRDLAKQRLREGVTIPQMQAQLQLAEGGSKQVIVAGQPLELNDEACMLFSFVDIEPRHKAEVALRQSEERFAKAFRLTPVPILVCNAVDQVVMDVNEAFLDTLAYTSEEVLGKSVTQIDFIDDKGARAQLFTALEKNGSVDRVDVRVRKKGAGLIDCAVSADTVNIQDRPCYLLVFMDITERKRTELELVSAIEEVMKDASWFSRTLIEKLANVKNVNSPLLPSVSFTDLTARERDVLGLICEGLADKEIAARLKLAPNTVRNHVSTVYSKLDVHSRSEAIVWARERGLFSSEWRPKAQR, encoded by the coding sequence ATGAGCCAGGACGTCCTGACCACCGAAACCAATCGCCGTCAGTTGCAGCAGATCATCGCCGGGCTGTCCGACGGGGTGATTCTGCTGGAACTCGACCAGACCCTTCTCTGGGCCAATGACGCCGCGTTGGCCATGCACGGCGTCGGGCAACTCAGCGAGCTGGGGGCGAATGCCAACGAGTACGCCAAGCGCTTCGCCTTGCGTTATCGCAATAATCATCCGGTTCAGACCGACAACTATCCGATCAGCCGCGTCGCCCGAGGCGAGTCCTTCAGCGATGTATTGGTTGAAGTGACGCCCGCCGCCGACGAAGAGCGCACCTGGGTTCACAGCGTGCGCAGCATGGTGTTGGCCGACAGCGCTGGCAAACCGGAGTCGCTGGTGCTGATCATGAACGATGTTACGGAGTGGGCCAGCGCCGAACAGCGTTTCGAAAAAACCTTCAATGCCAACCCGGCCCCGGCGGTGATCTGTCGCCTCAGCGATTTGCGCTATATCAAAGTCAACCCGGGCTTTCTGGAGATGACCGGCTATACCCGTGATCAGGTGATCGGCCGTTCGACCTATGAACTGGACGTGCTGGAGGGCGCCGAAAACAGAGACCTGGCCAAGCAGCGGTTGCGCGAAGGGGTGACCATTCCGCAAATGCAGGCGCAGCTGCAGTTAGCCGAAGGTGGCAGCAAACAGGTGATCGTCGCCGGCCAGCCCCTTGAGCTGAACGATGAAGCCTGCATGCTGTTTTCCTTCGTCGACATCGAGCCTCGGCATAAGGCCGAAGTCGCCCTGCGCCAGAGCGAGGAACGTTTTGCCAAGGCTTTTCGACTGACCCCAGTGCCGATCCTGGTGTGCAACGCCGTCGATCAGGTGGTGATGGACGTCAATGAAGCCTTCCTCGATACGCTCGCGTACACCAGTGAAGAAGTGCTTGGCAAATCGGTCACGCAGATCGATTTTATCGATGACAAAGGCGCCCGCGCGCAACTGTTTACCGCGCTGGAAAAAAACGGAAGCGTGGATCGTGTCGATGTCCGGGTACGCAAGAAAGGCGCCGGGCTCATCGATTGCGCGGTCTCGGCCGACACCGTGAACATTCAGGACAGGCCCTGCTACCTGCTGGTGTTCATGGACATCACCGAACGTAAACGCACAGAGCTGGAGTTGGTGTCGGCGATCGAAGAGGTCATGAAGGACGCTTCCTGGTTCAGCCGCACGCTCATCGAGAAACTCGCTAACGTAAAAAACGTCAACTCGCCGCTGTTGCCTAGTGTGTCTTTCACCGACCTGACTGCCCGCGAGCGTGATGTGCTCGGCCTCATTTGCGAAGGCCTGGCCGACAAGGAAATCGCCGCACGGCTCAAACTTGCGCCGAACACCGTGCGCAATCATGTCTCGACGGTGTATTCCAAACTCGACGTTCACAGTCGCAGCGAGGCGATTGTCTGGGCTCGCGAGCGCGGTTTGTTCTCCAGCGAGTGGCGGCCAAAGGCCCAGCGTTAG
- a CDS encoding DUF1652 domain-containing protein, translating to MIHVAQLRMQLERSFSPLACECNVTGDHSLTVKLYHPVSGEVDLVVSGLNVANLRTPEAVAALIDELRYELESSTLHCRQMS from the coding sequence ATGATTCATGTGGCGCAATTGCGTATGCAACTGGAGCGGAGCTTTTCCCCGTTGGCCTGTGAGTGCAATGTCACGGGTGATCATTCATTGACGGTGAAGCTCTATCATCCCGTATCGGGTGAGGTGGACCTGGTGGTCAGTGGGTTGAACGTGGCCAACCTCAGAACGCCGGAGGCGGTGGCAGCATTGATCGACGAGCTGCGTTATGAACTTGAGAGCAGCACGTTGCATTGTCGCCAGATGTCCTAG
- a CDS encoding Gfo/Idh/MocA family protein encodes MHELGIGLIGTGFMGRAHALAFRNVSAVFELPLKLKLAALADADPQRARHCADAWGFGTAHSDWQQLIDDPKVNLIAITTPNHLHYPMAMAALAAGKPVYCEKPLAVNLEQADAMRLAAKAAGVVTRVGYNYQHNPMIGLARELIENGDLGQIISFQGEFSEDFMADPASPWSWRCDANHAGGALADLGSHLLAMARYLVGDVEAVSADTQTVHRQRPATAGSPEQRSIAVDDQVHALLRFANGARGTFSSSWLKHGYKNHLSFEISGTRGTLVFDQERLNELRLFRAGQDGFQRLLAGPNLPGYAAFSPAAGHQLGYNELKTLEVHELVLALAGLSQGGTDFEQAWEVERLATAIRLAAQESRWVRIEEV; translated from the coding sequence ATGCACGAACTCGGTATCGGACTCATCGGCACAGGTTTCATGGGCCGCGCCCATGCCTTGGCGTTTCGCAACGTCAGTGCGGTTTTCGAACTGCCCCTCAAACTCAAACTCGCCGCCCTGGCCGACGCTGATCCTCAGCGTGCCCGCCACTGCGCCGATGCCTGGGGTTTCGGCACGGCTCATAGCGACTGGCAGCAACTGATCGATGACCCCAAGGTCAATCTGATCGCCATCACCACGCCCAATCATCTGCACTACCCCATGGCCATGGCCGCCCTCGCCGCCGGCAAACCGGTGTATTGCGAAAAGCCGTTGGCCGTGAACCTGGAACAGGCCGACGCCATGCGCCTGGCGGCCAAAGCGGCGGGCGTGGTGACGCGGGTGGGTTACAACTATCAGCACAACCCGATGATCGGGCTGGCCCGGGAGCTGATTGAAAACGGTGACTTGGGTCAGATCATCAGTTTCCAGGGTGAATTCAGCGAAGATTTCATGGCCGATCCCGCATCCCCCTGGTCGTGGCGTTGCGATGCCAATCATGCCGGTGGCGCATTGGCCGATCTGGGCAGTCACTTGCTGGCCATGGCCCGTTATCTGGTGGGCGATGTCGAGGCAGTGAGCGCCGACACCCAGACCGTACACCGGCAACGTCCCGCCACGGCTGGCAGTCCGGAGCAACGCAGCATCGCCGTCGATGATCAGGTCCATGCCTTGTTGCGGTTTGCCAATGGCGCCCGGGGCACGTTCAGCAGCAGTTGGCTCAAGCACGGCTACAAGAATCATCTGAGTTTTGAAATCAGCGGCACCCGAGGAACGTTGGTGTTCGATCAGGAACGCCTGAATGAACTGCGTCTGTTCCGTGCCGGTCAGGACGGTTTCCAGCGCTTGCTGGCAGGTCCCAATCTGCCGGGTTATGCCGCGTTCAGTCCGGCGGCAGGGCATCAGCTTGGATACAACGAGCTCAAGACGCTGGAAGTCCATGAGCTGGTGTTGGCGCTGGCAGGCTTGTCTCAGGGGGGAACGGATTTCGAGCAGGCGTGGGAAGTCGAACGCCTGGCGACAGCGATCCGTTTGGCCGCACAAGAGTCGCGTTGGGTCAGGATCGAGGAAGTTTGA
- a CDS encoding SDR family oxidoreductase encodes MSKTQLFDLDGKIAFVSGASRGIGEAIAKLLAQQGAHVIVSSRKLDGCQHVADAIIAAGGKATAVACHIGEMEQISQVFAGIREQFGRLDILVNNAATNPQFCNVLDTDLSAFQKTVDVNIRGYFFMSVEAGKLMRENGGGSIINVASINGISPGIFQGIYSVTKAAVINMTKVFAKECAQFGIRCNALLPGLTDTKFASALVKNEAILNTALQQIPLKRVADPSEMAGAVLYLASDASSYTTGVSLNVDGGFLS; translated from the coding sequence ATGTCCAAGACTCAGTTGTTCGACCTCGACGGCAAAATCGCATTTGTATCCGGCGCCAGCCGTGGCATCGGTGAAGCCATCGCCAAACTGCTGGCCCAGCAAGGCGCCCACGTCATCGTCTCGAGCCGCAAACTCGACGGCTGCCAGCACGTAGCCGACGCGATCATCGCCGCCGGCGGCAAAGCCACTGCGGTGGCGTGCCACATCGGTGAAATGGAACAGATCAGCCAGGTCTTCGCCGGCATCCGCGAACAGTTCGGGCGCCTGGACATCCTGGTCAACAACGCGGCGACCAACCCGCAGTTCTGCAACGTACTGGACACCGACCTCAGCGCTTTCCAGAAAACCGTCGATGTGAACATCCGCGGCTACTTCTTCATGTCGGTGGAAGCCGGCAAGCTGATGCGCGAAAACGGCGGCGGCAGCATCATCAACGTCGCGTCGATCAACGGCATCTCGCCAGGGATCTTCCAGGGCATCTACTCGGTGACCAAAGCGGCGGTCATCAACATGACCAAAGTGTTCGCCAAGGAATGCGCGCAGTTCGGCATCCGCTGCAATGCCCTGCTGCCGGGCCTGACCGACACCAAGTTTGCTTCGGCACTGGTGAAGAACGAGGCCATTTTGAACACCGCGCTGCAACAGATTCCGCTCAAGCGTGTAGCGGATCCGAGTGAGATGGCGGGAGCGGTGTTGTATCTGGCCAGTGATGCATCGAGTTACACCACCGGGGTTTCGTTGAATGTGGATGGTGGGTTCTTGTCCTGA
- a CDS encoding phosphotransferase family protein translates to MALTDQSTRIRTGEELDASLIDPYLKAHIPGLSGLPQISQFPGGASNLTYLLEYPEQEFVLRRPPFGHKAKSAHDMGREFRILNQLRDGFPYCPKAYVHCTDESVISAEFYVMERVKGIILRSELPPELGLDSAKTETLCKSFIDKFVELHRVDYNAYGLGDLGKPEGYVARQIKGWSDRYEKALTPDAPKWETVKAWLNDKMPADHPTSSIVHNDYRFDNVILDPNNPMEIIGVLDWELTTLGDPLMDLGNTLAYWIEADDPAPVQLMRRQPSHAPGMLTRREFVDYYAERAGIQIDNFDFYYTYGLFRLAGIVQQIYYRFFHGQTQDKRFAQFIHMNKLLEQMSLQVISKSSL, encoded by the coding sequence ATGGCGCTTACTGACCAGTCCACCCGTATCCGCACCGGCGAAGAACTCGATGCCAGCCTGATCGATCCATACCTCAAGGCCCACATTCCGGGCCTGAGTGGTTTGCCGCAGATCAGCCAGTTTCCAGGCGGTGCGTCGAACCTCACCTACTTGCTGGAATACCCAGAACAGGAGTTCGTCCTGCGTCGCCCGCCCTTTGGCCACAAAGCCAAGTCCGCCCACGACATGGGCCGCGAGTTTCGCATCCTCAATCAGCTCCGGGACGGTTTTCCGTATTGCCCGAAAGCCTACGTGCACTGCACCGACGAATCGGTGATCAGCGCCGAGTTCTATGTGATGGAACGGGTCAAGGGGATCATCCTGCGTTCCGAACTGCCGCCGGAACTGGGTCTGGATTCGGCGAAAACCGAAACGCTGTGCAAGAGCTTCATCGACAAGTTCGTCGAACTGCACCGGGTCGACTACAACGCCTATGGCTTGGGTGACCTCGGCAAACCCGAAGGTTATGTCGCACGGCAGATCAAGGGCTGGAGCGATCGCTACGAGAAAGCCCTGACCCCGGACGCACCGAAGTGGGAAACGGTCAAAGCCTGGCTCAACGACAAGATGCCGGCCGATCACCCGACCTCCAGCATCGTCCACAACGACTACCGCTTCGACAACGTGATCCTCGACCCGAACAACCCGATGGAGATCATCGGCGTGCTCGACTGGGAACTGACCACCCTCGGCGATCCGCTGATGGACCTGGGCAACACTCTCGCCTACTGGATCGAAGCCGACGACCCGGCCCCGGTGCAATTGATGCGCCGCCAGCCAAGCCACGCCCCGGGCATGCTGACCCGCCGTGAGTTCGTCGATTACTACGCCGAGCGCGCTGGCATCCAGATCGACAACTTCGACTTCTACTACACCTACGGCTTGTTCCGCCTGGCCGGCATCGTGCAGCAGATCTACTACCGCTTCTTCCATGGCCAGACCCAGGACAAACGCTTCGCGCAGTTCATTCACATGAACAAACTGCTGGAGCAGATGAGCCTGCAAGTCATTTCGAAATCCAGCCTCTGA
- a CDS encoding 2-hydroxyacid dehydrogenase codes for MPATVLVLVETINEYLPILEHQGFHLILAPTPAERADAITRHGARIDAVLTRGPLGLYADEIAALPNLKIICVIGAGYEHVDLQAAANRGITVTNGAGVNASSVADHAMAMLLSLVRDIPRCDAAVRRGEWPKIMRPSLAGKHLGILGLGAVGMAIAKRAAHGFDMTISYHNRQHRSDVPYSFRSTPTELARESDFLIVATPGGLGTKHLINRQVLDALGPQGFIVNIARASVIVTADLISSLEQRRIAGAALDVFDTEPQVPNAFKALANVILTPHVAGLSPEATQGTVELAGRNLVAFFSGNPVLTPIALPSSMSMI; via the coding sequence ATGCCCGCAACCGTTCTGGTACTGGTTGAAACCATCAATGAGTACCTGCCGATTCTCGAACATCAGGGTTTTCACCTGATTCTGGCTCCCACACCTGCCGAGCGCGCCGACGCCATCACGCGCCATGGCGCCCGGATCGATGCGGTGCTGACCCGTGGTCCATTGGGCTTGTATGCCGACGAAATCGCCGCCCTGCCCAATCTCAAGATCATCTGCGTGATCGGTGCCGGTTATGAACATGTCGACCTGCAAGCCGCCGCCAACCGGGGCATTACGGTCACCAATGGCGCCGGAGTCAACGCCTCTTCAGTCGCCGACCATGCCATGGCGATGCTGCTGTCGCTGGTGCGTGACATTCCCCGTTGCGATGCCGCCGTGCGCCGGGGTGAGTGGCCGAAAATCATGCGCCCTTCCCTGGCCGGCAAGCACCTGGGCATCCTGGGGCTCGGTGCGGTCGGCATGGCCATCGCCAAACGCGCCGCCCACGGCTTCGACATGACGATCAGTTACCACAACCGCCAGCATCGCAGCGACGTGCCGTACAGCTTCCGCTCGACGCCCACCGAACTGGCCCGGGAATCAGACTTTTTGATCGTCGCCACCCCTGGCGGGCTAGGCACCAAGCACCTGATCAACCGGCAAGTACTCGACGCTTTGGGCCCCCAGGGGTTCATCGTCAACATCGCCCGAGCCAGCGTGATCGTCACCGCCGACCTGATCAGCTCGCTTGAGCAGCGCAGGATTGCCGGCGCTGCGCTGGATGTCTTCGACACAGAACCCCAAGTCCCCAATGCCTTCAAGGCGTTGGCCAATGTGATCCTCACCCCGCATGTCGCCGGTTTGTCCCCGGAAGCCACTCAAGGCACCGTGGAGCTGGCAGGTCGCAATCTGGTGGCGTTCTTCTCCGGCAACCCGGTTTTGACCCCGATTGCCCTGCCATCGTCGATGAGCATGATCTGA
- a CDS encoding tautomerase family protein has product MPLVRVDIKKHQDPTHAKRVGQLIYAALHSAIAVPENDNFQILAEHDEQHFIFDPGYLGINRTDNLVVIQITLSEGRTIEQKKLLYKTIAESLNSELAVRLEDVFINLVEVKKENWSFGNGIAQYVS; this is encoded by the coding sequence ATGCCACTCGTTCGCGTCGACATCAAGAAGCATCAAGACCCTACTCACGCCAAACGTGTCGGGCAATTGATCTACGCCGCCCTGCACAGCGCCATCGCCGTGCCCGAGAACGATAACTTCCAGATTCTGGCCGAGCACGACGAACAGCATTTCATCTTTGATCCCGGCTACCTGGGCATCAATCGAACCGACAATCTGGTGGTGATTCAGATCACCCTGAGCGAAGGCCGCACGATCGAGCAGAAAAAACTCCTCTACAAAACCATCGCCGAGAGCCTTAACTCGGAACTGGCGGTGCGCCTGGAAGATGTATTCATCAATCTGGTGGAGGTAAAGAAAGAGAACTGGTCGTTTGGCAATGGAATAGCCCAGTACGTCAGCTGA
- a CDS encoding serine/threonine transporter, which translates to MNDQANSVDERYVSTAPATLESWNRHDTTWMLGLFGTAIGAGTLFLPINAGLGGFWPLLVLAVLAFPMTFYAHRGLTRFVLSGREGADITEVVEEHFGIKAGALITLLYFFAIFPILLIYSVALTNTVGSFLEHQLHIMPPPRAVLSLVLILGLLAVVRCGEQVIVKAMSLMVYPFIVALLFLAVFLIPHWNGGILATASTLPEPSALLHTLWLAIPVMVFSFNHSPIISAFAVDQKRRYGDHAEERSSQILSRAHLLMVVMVLFFVFSCVLTLSPAQLAEAKAQNLSILSYLANHFSNPTIAFAAPLIAFVAISKSFLGHYIGASEGLKGLIVKSGKRPAPKTLDRMTAAFMLVVCWIVATLNPSILGMIETLGGPIIAAILFLMPMYAIRKVPAMARYRGQASNVFVTAVGLVAISALIYSLTA; encoded by the coding sequence ATGAATGATCAGGCCAATAGCGTCGACGAACGCTATGTATCGACGGCACCAGCGACGCTTGAGAGCTGGAATCGCCATGACACCACCTGGATGCTGGGCCTGTTTGGCACAGCCATCGGGGCCGGCACGCTGTTTTTGCCGATCAACGCGGGTCTGGGCGGCTTCTGGCCGTTGCTGGTCCTGGCGGTGTTGGCGTTCCCCATGACGTTTTACGCACACCGTGGCCTGACCCGCTTCGTGTTGTCCGGACGCGAAGGCGCGGACATCACTGAAGTCGTGGAAGAGCACTTCGGGATCAAGGCTGGTGCGCTGATCACCTTGCTGTATTTCTTTGCGATCTTCCCGATCCTGCTGATTTATAGCGTGGCCCTGACCAATACCGTGGGCAGTTTCCTCGAGCATCAATTGCACATCATGCCGCCACCGCGCGCCGTGCTGTCGCTGGTGCTGATCCTCGGCCTGTTGGCGGTGGTGCGTTGCGGCGAGCAGGTGATCGTCAAGGCGATGAGCCTGATGGTTTATCCGTTCATTGTTGCGCTGCTGTTCCTCGCGGTGTTCCTGATTCCACACTGGAACGGCGGCATTCTCGCCACCGCATCGACACTGCCGGAACCCTCGGCACTGTTGCATACGCTGTGGCTGGCGATTCCGGTGATGGTGTTCTCGTTCAACCATTCGCCGATCATCTCGGCGTTCGCGGTGGACCAGAAGCGTCGTTACGGCGATCACGCCGAAGAGCGCAGCTCGCAGATCCTGTCCCGGGCCCACCTCTTGATGGTGGTGATGGTGTTGTTCTTCGTGTTCAGTTGCGTGCTGACCCTGTCGCCGGCGCAACTGGCGGAAGCCAAGGCGCAGAACCTGTCGATCCTGTCGTACCTGGCCAACCACTTCAGCAACCCGACCATCGCCTTCGCGGCGCCGTTGATTGCGTTCGTGGCCATTTCCAAGTCGTTCCTTGGCCACTACATCGGCGCCAGCGAAGGCCTTAAAGGTCTGATCGTGAAGAGTGGCAAGCGCCCGGCACCGAAGACCCTCGATCGCATGACTGCCGCCTTCATGCTGGTGGTCTGCTGGATCGTTGCCACGCTGAACCCGAGCATTCTGGGGATGATCGAAACCCTCGGTGGTCCGATCATCGCCGCGATCCTGTTCCTGATGCCGATGTACGCAATCCGCAAGGTTCCGGCCATGGCGCGTTATCGCGGTCAGGCTTCCAACGTCTTCGTGACGGCGGTGGGCCTGGTGGCGATTTCGGCGTTGATCTATTCGCTGACAGCTTGA